A genomic region of Alnus glutinosa chromosome 11, dhAlnGlut1.1, whole genome shotgun sequence contains the following coding sequences:
- the LOC133882765 gene encoding B-box zinc finger protein 20-like isoform X1, whose product MKIQCDVCDKEQANVFCPADEAALCDGCDHSIHHANKLASQHTRFSLRHPSFKEAPLCDICQERRAFVFCKEDRAIFCGECDVPIHKANEHTQKHNRFLLTGVKLHASSSSSSSSSSSSLYPASSSSNGCDVKIDSTEIRSSRPSIKRPKTHPKEVITPTYTVEENRISDTVSISTSSISEYLMETLPGWGVEDFLEPSIATNGFCKTYDHSLPFVDDQDLERSMSSFSAEDLAIWVPQVSPDQPPVFPLCLTQTHFLNGFNESSAEAANVKMNSRKWSDDGFTVPQISPPSLKKSRHFG is encoded by the exons ATGAAGATCCAGTGCGACGTCTGTGACAAAGAACAGGCCAATGTATTCTGTCCTGCCGATGAAGCCGCTCTTTGCGATGGCTGTGATCACAGCATCCACCACGCAAACAAGCTCGCCAGCCAACACACACGCTTCTCTTTGCGCCATCCATCCTTCAAAGAAGCCCCTCTCTGCGATATCTGTCAG GAGAGGCGAGCCTTTGTTTTCTGCAAAGAAGATAGAGCCATATTTTGTGGAGAATGTGATGTTCCAATCCACAAAGCCAATGAACATACCCAGAAACACAACAGGTTTCTTCTCACAGGTGTTAAGCTccatgcttcttcttcttcttcttcttcttcttcttcttcttctttgtaccCAGCTTCATCATCCTCTAATGGCTGTGATGTAAAGATCGATAGTACTGAGATTAGAAGCTCCCGTCCATCAATAAAGAGACCAAAAACACATCCTAAGGAAGTAATAACACCAACTTACACGGTTGAAGAAAATCGGATTAGCGATACGGTTTCTATTTCAACCAGCAGCATATCAGAGTATTTGATGGAAACATTGCCGGGTTGGGGCGTTGAAGACTTTCTTGAGCCTTCAATTGCTACCAATGGTTTCTGTAAG ACCTATGATCATTCTCTCCCATTTGTGGATGACCAAGATCTTGAAAGAAGCATGAGTTCTTTTTCAGCAGAAGATTTGGCAATCTGGGTTCCTCAAGTTTCACCTGATCAACCCCCTGTATTTCCTCTGTGTCTTACCCAGACTCATTTTCTGAATGGATTTAACGAATCATCAGCAGAGGCAGCTAATGTGAAAATGAACAGCCGGAAATGGAGTGATGACGGTTTTACAGTGCCTCAAATCAGCCCTCCATCTCTCAAGAAATCCAGACATTTTGGGTAG
- the LOC133882765 gene encoding B-box zinc finger protein 21-like isoform X2, with product MVLVVFQERRAFVFCKEDRAIFCGECDVPIHKANEHTQKHNRFLLTGVKLHASSSSSSSSSSSSLYPASSSSNGCDVKIDSTEIRSSRPSIKRPKTHPKEVITPTYTVEENRISDTVSISTSSISEYLMETLPGWGVEDFLEPSIATNGFCKTYDHSLPFVDDQDLERSMSSFSAEDLAIWVPQVSPDQPPVFPLCLTQTHFLNGFNESSAEAANVKMNSRKWSDDGFTVPQISPPSLKKSRHFG from the exons ATGGTATTGGTTGTCTTTCAGGAGAGGCGAGCCTTTGTTTTCTGCAAAGAAGATAGAGCCATATTTTGTGGAGAATGTGATGTTCCAATCCACAAAGCCAATGAACATACCCAGAAACACAACAGGTTTCTTCTCACAGGTGTTAAGCTccatgcttcttcttcttcttcttcttcttcttcttcttcttctttgtaccCAGCTTCATCATCCTCTAATGGCTGTGATGTAAAGATCGATAGTACTGAGATTAGAAGCTCCCGTCCATCAATAAAGAGACCAAAAACACATCCTAAGGAAGTAATAACACCAACTTACACGGTTGAAGAAAATCGGATTAGCGATACGGTTTCTATTTCAACCAGCAGCATATCAGAGTATTTGATGGAAACATTGCCGGGTTGGGGCGTTGAAGACTTTCTTGAGCCTTCAATTGCTACCAATGGTTTCTGTAAG ACCTATGATCATTCTCTCCCATTTGTGGATGACCAAGATCTTGAAAGAAGCATGAGTTCTTTTTCAGCAGAAGATTTGGCAATCTGGGTTCCTCAAGTTTCACCTGATCAACCCCCTGTATTTCCTCTGTGTCTTACCCAGACTCATTTTCTGAATGGATTTAACGAATCATCAGCAGAGGCAGCTAATGTGAAAATGAACAGCCGGAAATGGAGTGATGACGGTTTTACAGTGCCTCAAATCAGCCCTCCATCTCTCAAGAAATCCAGACATTTTGGGTAG
- the LOC133881722 gene encoding kinesin-like protein KIN-7D, mitochondrial isoform X2 yields MASSSRARSSSPFSYRKPSTPYASSTSSSSSFMNGRIVPRSCSSSAASFFNSGGGLGSRSMTPSRSRSDSMHCGPRGYSSPSPVGFAAEELIADPVDVPKSGDSISVTIRFRPLSEREYQRGDEIAWYADGDKLVRNEYNPATAYAFDRVFGPHTASEEVYEVAANPVVKAAMEGVNGTVFAYGVTSSGKTHTMHGDHHAPGVIPLAIKDVFSIIQDTPGREFLLRVSYLEIYNEVINDLLDPTGQNLRVREDAQGTYVEGIKEEVVLSPGHALSFIAAGEEHRHVGSNNFNLFSSRSHTIFTLMIESSAHGDEYDGVIFSQLNLIDLAGSESSKTETTGLRRKEGSYINKSLLTLGTVIGKLSEGKASHVPYRDSKLTRLLQSSLSGHGHVSLICTVTPASSNMEETHNTLKFASRAKRVEIYASRNRIIDEKSLIKKYQREISSLKQELDHLRNGVLAGVNHEELLTLKQKLEEGQVKMQSRLEEEEEAKAALMSRIQRLTKLILVSSKNTIPGCLSDISSHQTRHSVGEDDFDALREGSVLQEGENQKDSVSSVSAVSVDAPYDFKHRRSSSKWNEELSPSGSTITESNQAGELISCSKLPTGGMTMSDHMDLLVEQVKMLAGEIAFGTSTLKRLVEMSVNDPDSSKTQIQNLEREIQEKRRQMRVLEQRIIESGEASIANASLVEMQQTVMRLMTQCNEKGFELEIKSADNRILQEQLQNKCTENKELQEKVNILEQRLVSVTGDKSSISSEQSVSEEYTDELKKKIQTQEIENEKLKLEHVQLSEENSGLRVQNQKLAEEASYAKELAAAAAVELKNLAGEVTKLSIQNAKVEKELLAARDLAHSRSTALQTVNGVNRKFNDGTRAGRKGRLPGRANEIYGVDDFESWNLVPDDLKMELQARKQREAALEAALGEKEFIEDEYRKKVEEGKKREEALENDLANMWVLVAKLKKEGGATPELSTDERHSEGTEYINDPKTNEIETNTVLKERQVLDVSKPADEISKEEPLVVRLKARMQEMKEKELKHQGNGDANSHICKVCFESPTAAILLPCRHFCLCKSCSLACSECPLCRTKIADRLFAFTS; encoded by the exons ATGGCCTCGTCCTCGCGAGCGAGGAGCAGCTCGCCATTCTCGTACCGCAAGCCATCGACGCCGTACGCGTCGTCAACGTCGTCGTCTTCATCCTTCATGAACGGACGTATCGTGCCGCGTTCGTGTTCGTCCTCTGCGGCGTCGTTTTTCAACTCGGGCGGTGGACTCGGGTCCCGATCCATGACCCCGAGTCGGAGCCGCTCGGATTCAATGCACTGCGGTCCACGGGGGTACAGTAGTCCCTCGCCGGTCGGGTTCGCAGCGGAGGAGTTAATTGCCGATCCGGTCGATGTGCCGAAGTCCGGGGATAGCATTTCGGTGACGATTCGGTTCAGGCCGTTGAG TGAGAGGGAGTACCAGAGAGGGGACGAGATCGCGTGGTACGCGGACGGGGATAAGCTTGTGAGGAACGAGTATAATCCAGCTACGGCTTATGCGTTTG ATAGGGTTTTTGGACCACATACGGCTTCGGAGGAAGTGTATGAAGTAGCGGCTAATCCTGTAGTCAAGGCTGCCATGGAAGGCGTTAATG GAACCGTTTTTGCCTATGGTGTTACAAGTAGTGGGAAGACACACACTATGCAT GGAGATCATCATGCTCCAGGTGTTATACCACTGGCTATAAAAGACGTTTTCAGCATTATCCAAGAT ACTCCAGGAAGAGAGTTCTTACTCCGTGTGTCATATCTTGAAATCTATAATGAG GTGATAAATGACTTGCTTGATCCAACAGGTCAGAATTTGCGTGTTAGAGAAGATGCACAG GGAACCTATGTTGAGGGTATAAAGGAAGAAGTTGTATTGTCTCCTGGGCATGCACTTTCTTTTATTGCTGCCGGGGAAG AGCATCGTCACGTTGGATCAAATAATTTCAATCTGTTTAGTAGCCGAAGTCACACCATATTTACACTG ATGATTGAAAGTAGCGCCCATGGTGATGAATACGATGGAGTGATCTTTTCTCAGCTT AATTTGATTGATCTAGCCGGATCTGAGAGCTCGAAAACTGAAACAACTGGGCTGCGGAGGAAGGAAGGATCTTACATAAACAAAAGCCTTCTCACCCTTGGAACG GTTATTGGAAAACTGAGTGAGGGGAAGGCATCTCATGTTCCTTATCGAGATTCTAAGCTTACCCGCCTTTTGCAATCTTCACTGAGTGGGCATGGACATGTCTCT CTTATATGCACAGTAACTCCTGCATCAAGCAACATGGAAGAAACTCATAATACCTTGAAGTTTGCAAGCAGGGCAAAGCGAGTGGAAATCTATGCCTCACGTAACAGG ATTATCGATGAAAAATCTTTGATTAAGAAGTATCAAAGAGAAATTTCAAGCCTCAAACAAGAACTTGATCATCTAAGGAACGGGGTGCTTGCTGGTGTCAATCATGAGGAGCTTTTGACCTTAAAGCAAAAG TTGGAAGAAGGTCAAGTGAAAATGCAATCAagactggaggaagaagaggaagccAAGGCTGCTCTAATGAGTAGAATCCAGAGACTAACCAAGCTCATACTTGTCTCTTCAAAGAATACCATTCCTGGATGTTTGAGTGATATTTCCAGTCATCAAACGAGGCACTCTGTTGGTGAGGATGAC TTTGATGCTTTGCGAGAGGGTTCTGTGCTTCAAGAAGGTGAAAATCAGAAGGATTCTGTGTCATCTGTCTCCGCAGTGTCAGTCGATGCACCTTATGATTTTAAACACAGGAGATCTTCTAGCAAGTGGAATGAAGAACTCTCACCATCTGGCAGTACGATTACTGAATCAAATCAAGCGGGTGAACTTATCAGTTGTTCAAAACTGCCAACG GGAGGGATGACAATGTCAGATCATATGGACCTTCTTGTTGAGCAAGTCAAGATGCTTGCCGGGGAAATTGCATTTGGCACCAGCACTCTTAAGCGTTTGGTAGAGATGTCCGTAAATGACCCTGATAGCTCAAAAACTCAG atTCAAAACTTGGAACGTGAGATCCAAGAAAAGAGGAGGCAAATGAGGGTCTTAGAGCAGCGTATCATTGAGAGTGGTGAGGCTTCAATTGCTAATGCATCATTGGTTGAAATGCAGCAG ACGGTTATGAGATTGATGACCCAGTGTAATGAGAAGGGTTTTGAGCTGGAG ATAAAATCAGCAGATAATCGTATCCTCCAGGAGCAGCTGCAGAACAAG TGTACAGAGAACAAGGAATTGCAGGAAAAAGTGAATATCCTTGAGCAGCGTTTGGTCTCAGTCACTGGTGATAAATCGTCAATCTCTTCGGAACAGTCTGTATCTGAAGAATATACTGAtgagttgaaaaagaaaatacagaCTCAG GAGATTGAGAATGAGAAACTTAAGCTGGAGCATGTTCAGCTTTCAGAGGAGAACAGTGGATTACGTGTGCAGAATCAGAAATTGGCTGAAGAAGCTTCTTATGCAAAAGAACTGGCCGCTGCTGCTGCCGTTGAGCTAAAGAATTTGGCTGGTGAAGTGACGAAGCTCTCAATACAAAATGCAAAAGTAGAAAAAGAGTTGTTGGCTGCTCGAGACTTGGCCCATTCTAGAAGCACTGCTTTGCAAACTGTGAATGGTGTCAACCGCAAGTTCAATGATGGAACAAGAGCTGGAAGGAAAGGGAGGCTACCTGGCCGTGCTAATGAAATTTATGGAGTGGATGATTTCGAGTCATGGAATCTTGTTCCAGATGATTTAAAGATGGAACTGCAGGCAAGGAAACAGAGGGAGGCAGCACTTGAGGCTGCCTTAGGTGAAAAGGAATTCATTGAAGATGAGTATAGGAAAAAGGTTGAAGAGGGGAAGAAAAGGGAGGAGgctctggaaaatgatttggcgAACATGTGGGTGCTTGTTGCTAAGTTGAAGAAAGAGGGGGGAGCTACCCCTGAGTTGAGCACTGATGAGAGGCATAGTGAAGGAACAGAATATATTAATGATccaaaaacaaatgaaattGAAACCAATACTGTCCTCAAAGAGAGACAAGTTTTGGATGTTTCAAAACCAGCTGATGAAATTTCTAAGGAAGAACCCCTAGTTGTTCGCCTGAAG GCACGAATGCAAGAGATGAAGGAAAAGGAGTTGAAGCATCAAGGAAATGGAGATGCCAATTCCCATATTTGTAAAGTATGTTTTGAATCACCAACTGCAGCAATTCTTCTCCCCTGCCGCCACTTTTGTT TGTGTAAATCTTGTTCGCTAGCTTGTTCTGAGTGTCCACTTTGTCGCACAAAGATTGCGGATAGACTTTTTGCATTTACTTCATGA
- the LOC133881722 gene encoding kinesin-like protein KIN-7D, mitochondrial isoform X1 codes for MASSSRARSSSPFSYRKPSTPYASSTSSSSSFMNGRIVPRSCSSSAASFFNSGGGLGSRSMTPSRSRSDSMHCGPRGYSSPSPVGFAAEELIADPVDVPKSGDSISVTIRFRPLSEREYQRGDEIAWYADGDKLVRNEYNPATAYAFDRVFGPHTASEEVYEVAANPVVKAAMEGVNGTVFAYGVTSSGKTHTMHGDHHAPGVIPLAIKDVFSIIQDTPGREFLLRVSYLEIYNEVINDLLDPTGQNLRVREDAQGTYVEGIKEEVVLSPGHALSFIAAGEEHRHVGSNNFNLFSSRSHTIFTLMIESSAHGDEYDGVIFSQLNLIDLAGSESSKTETTGLRRKEGSYINKSLLTLGTVIGKLSEGKASHVPYRDSKLTRLLQSSLSGHGHVSLICTVTPASSNMEETHNTLKFASRAKRVEIYASRNRIIDEKSLIKKYQREISSLKQELDHLRNGVLAGVNHEELLTLKQKLEEGQVKMQSRLEEEEEAKAALMSRIQRLTKLILVSSKNTIPGCLSDISSHQTRHSVGEDDKFDALREGSVLQEGENQKDSVSSVSAVSVDAPYDFKHRRSSSKWNEELSPSGSTITESNQAGELISCSKLPTGGMTMSDHMDLLVEQVKMLAGEIAFGTSTLKRLVEMSVNDPDSSKTQIQNLEREIQEKRRQMRVLEQRIIESGEASIANASLVEMQQTVMRLMTQCNEKGFELEIKSADNRILQEQLQNKCTENKELQEKVNILEQRLVSVTGDKSSISSEQSVSEEYTDELKKKIQTQEIENEKLKLEHVQLSEENSGLRVQNQKLAEEASYAKELAAAAAVELKNLAGEVTKLSIQNAKVEKELLAARDLAHSRSTALQTVNGVNRKFNDGTRAGRKGRLPGRANEIYGVDDFESWNLVPDDLKMELQARKQREAALEAALGEKEFIEDEYRKKVEEGKKREEALENDLANMWVLVAKLKKEGGATPELSTDERHSEGTEYINDPKTNEIETNTVLKERQVLDVSKPADEISKEEPLVVRLKARMQEMKEKELKHQGNGDANSHICKVCFESPTAAILLPCRHFCLCKSCSLACSECPLCRTKIADRLFAFTS; via the exons ATGGCCTCGTCCTCGCGAGCGAGGAGCAGCTCGCCATTCTCGTACCGCAAGCCATCGACGCCGTACGCGTCGTCAACGTCGTCGTCTTCATCCTTCATGAACGGACGTATCGTGCCGCGTTCGTGTTCGTCCTCTGCGGCGTCGTTTTTCAACTCGGGCGGTGGACTCGGGTCCCGATCCATGACCCCGAGTCGGAGCCGCTCGGATTCAATGCACTGCGGTCCACGGGGGTACAGTAGTCCCTCGCCGGTCGGGTTCGCAGCGGAGGAGTTAATTGCCGATCCGGTCGATGTGCCGAAGTCCGGGGATAGCATTTCGGTGACGATTCGGTTCAGGCCGTTGAG TGAGAGGGAGTACCAGAGAGGGGACGAGATCGCGTGGTACGCGGACGGGGATAAGCTTGTGAGGAACGAGTATAATCCAGCTACGGCTTATGCGTTTG ATAGGGTTTTTGGACCACATACGGCTTCGGAGGAAGTGTATGAAGTAGCGGCTAATCCTGTAGTCAAGGCTGCCATGGAAGGCGTTAATG GAACCGTTTTTGCCTATGGTGTTACAAGTAGTGGGAAGACACACACTATGCAT GGAGATCATCATGCTCCAGGTGTTATACCACTGGCTATAAAAGACGTTTTCAGCATTATCCAAGAT ACTCCAGGAAGAGAGTTCTTACTCCGTGTGTCATATCTTGAAATCTATAATGAG GTGATAAATGACTTGCTTGATCCAACAGGTCAGAATTTGCGTGTTAGAGAAGATGCACAG GGAACCTATGTTGAGGGTATAAAGGAAGAAGTTGTATTGTCTCCTGGGCATGCACTTTCTTTTATTGCTGCCGGGGAAG AGCATCGTCACGTTGGATCAAATAATTTCAATCTGTTTAGTAGCCGAAGTCACACCATATTTACACTG ATGATTGAAAGTAGCGCCCATGGTGATGAATACGATGGAGTGATCTTTTCTCAGCTT AATTTGATTGATCTAGCCGGATCTGAGAGCTCGAAAACTGAAACAACTGGGCTGCGGAGGAAGGAAGGATCTTACATAAACAAAAGCCTTCTCACCCTTGGAACG GTTATTGGAAAACTGAGTGAGGGGAAGGCATCTCATGTTCCTTATCGAGATTCTAAGCTTACCCGCCTTTTGCAATCTTCACTGAGTGGGCATGGACATGTCTCT CTTATATGCACAGTAACTCCTGCATCAAGCAACATGGAAGAAACTCATAATACCTTGAAGTTTGCAAGCAGGGCAAAGCGAGTGGAAATCTATGCCTCACGTAACAGG ATTATCGATGAAAAATCTTTGATTAAGAAGTATCAAAGAGAAATTTCAAGCCTCAAACAAGAACTTGATCATCTAAGGAACGGGGTGCTTGCTGGTGTCAATCATGAGGAGCTTTTGACCTTAAAGCAAAAG TTGGAAGAAGGTCAAGTGAAAATGCAATCAagactggaggaagaagaggaagccAAGGCTGCTCTAATGAGTAGAATCCAGAGACTAACCAAGCTCATACTTGTCTCTTCAAAGAATACCATTCCTGGATGTTTGAGTGATATTTCCAGTCATCAAACGAGGCACTCTGTTGGTGAGGATGAC AAGTTTGATGCTTTGCGAGAGGGTTCTGTGCTTCAAGAAGGTGAAAATCAGAAGGATTCTGTGTCATCTGTCTCCGCAGTGTCAGTCGATGCACCTTATGATTTTAAACACAGGAGATCTTCTAGCAAGTGGAATGAAGAACTCTCACCATCTGGCAGTACGATTACTGAATCAAATCAAGCGGGTGAACTTATCAGTTGTTCAAAACTGCCAACG GGAGGGATGACAATGTCAGATCATATGGACCTTCTTGTTGAGCAAGTCAAGATGCTTGCCGGGGAAATTGCATTTGGCACCAGCACTCTTAAGCGTTTGGTAGAGATGTCCGTAAATGACCCTGATAGCTCAAAAACTCAG atTCAAAACTTGGAACGTGAGATCCAAGAAAAGAGGAGGCAAATGAGGGTCTTAGAGCAGCGTATCATTGAGAGTGGTGAGGCTTCAATTGCTAATGCATCATTGGTTGAAATGCAGCAG ACGGTTATGAGATTGATGACCCAGTGTAATGAGAAGGGTTTTGAGCTGGAG ATAAAATCAGCAGATAATCGTATCCTCCAGGAGCAGCTGCAGAACAAG TGTACAGAGAACAAGGAATTGCAGGAAAAAGTGAATATCCTTGAGCAGCGTTTGGTCTCAGTCACTGGTGATAAATCGTCAATCTCTTCGGAACAGTCTGTATCTGAAGAATATACTGAtgagttgaaaaagaaaatacagaCTCAG GAGATTGAGAATGAGAAACTTAAGCTGGAGCATGTTCAGCTTTCAGAGGAGAACAGTGGATTACGTGTGCAGAATCAGAAATTGGCTGAAGAAGCTTCTTATGCAAAAGAACTGGCCGCTGCTGCTGCCGTTGAGCTAAAGAATTTGGCTGGTGAAGTGACGAAGCTCTCAATACAAAATGCAAAAGTAGAAAAAGAGTTGTTGGCTGCTCGAGACTTGGCCCATTCTAGAAGCACTGCTTTGCAAACTGTGAATGGTGTCAACCGCAAGTTCAATGATGGAACAAGAGCTGGAAGGAAAGGGAGGCTACCTGGCCGTGCTAATGAAATTTATGGAGTGGATGATTTCGAGTCATGGAATCTTGTTCCAGATGATTTAAAGATGGAACTGCAGGCAAGGAAACAGAGGGAGGCAGCACTTGAGGCTGCCTTAGGTGAAAAGGAATTCATTGAAGATGAGTATAGGAAAAAGGTTGAAGAGGGGAAGAAAAGGGAGGAGgctctggaaaatgatttggcgAACATGTGGGTGCTTGTTGCTAAGTTGAAGAAAGAGGGGGGAGCTACCCCTGAGTTGAGCACTGATGAGAGGCATAGTGAAGGAACAGAATATATTAATGATccaaaaacaaatgaaattGAAACCAATACTGTCCTCAAAGAGAGACAAGTTTTGGATGTTTCAAAACCAGCTGATGAAATTTCTAAGGAAGAACCCCTAGTTGTTCGCCTGAAG GCACGAATGCAAGAGATGAAGGAAAAGGAGTTGAAGCATCAAGGAAATGGAGATGCCAATTCCCATATTTGTAAAGTATGTTTTGAATCACCAACTGCAGCAATTCTTCTCCCCTGCCGCCACTTTTGTT TGTGTAAATCTTGTTCGCTAGCTTGTTCTGAGTGTCCACTTTGTCGCACAAAGATTGCGGATAGACTTTTTGCATTTACTTCATGA